In Labilibaculum sp. DW002, the genomic window GAATGGCCTTTTTGAAAATAAGAACTTCCAGGATTCTGAAAATGAATATCGTAAAGCTCTTGATAAAGATATTGCATCTTTTGAGGCTGCCTTTAATTTAGGTGATGCCTTATACAAGCAAAAGAAATACGATGAAGCTCTGGAGCAATTTCAAGCTCTAGCATCAAAAGAAACCGATCCTCAACGCCTGGGAATTCTGCACCACAATATTGGTAACACATTGCTCGTTAATAAAAAGATTGACGAGAGTATTGAAGCTTACAAGCAATCGCTTCGTCACTTCCCGGATTCCAAAGAAACCAAATACAATTTGGAGTATGCTCGAAAAATGAAAGAGAAAGAAGAGCAAAAGAAAAAGCAAAACAAGGATCAGCAGAATCAAGACAATAAGGATAACAAGGACAAAAATAAAGATAAGAACAAGCAAGATCAGAAAAACAAAGATCAAGATAAAAAAGACCAGGGCAAGAAGGATCAGGATAAAAAGGACCAGGACAAAAAAGATCAGGATAAAAAGAAAGGAGAACCTGAAGAACAAAAAAACAAGATTTCGCAACAAGATGCACAGCGCTTGTTAAAAGCGCTTGAGAATGACGAGAAAAAAGTACAACAGAAAGTGCAAAAAGCGAAAGCTAAAGCACAAAAGAAGAAAAAACAAAAAATTAAAAAGGATTGGTAATTGATTTTGACAATATGATTAATCACGAAGGAATAATCTGTAAATTTGCACAAAACAATAACCAAACAAATCAATTCAGTTTATAACATCTGAAAAACAATTTACTACAGATGAAGAAAATATTTCTCTCATTATTAACCCTTATCTTAATTAGTACATCGGTATTTGCTGATGGAATTAAATTTACCGCTTCGGCTCCTAATGTGGTTGAGCTCGGTGAACAATTTCGTCTTACCTACTCATTAAACTCTAAGGGAAAGAACATTCAACTACCTGCTCTTGATGGATTCAGAGTCCTTATGGGACCATCCACATCGAGTAATATGAGCACGCAGATTATTAATGGTAAGGTTACTTCCAGCTCTTCCTATTCGTACACTTACGTACTTTTAGCTGAGAAAGAAGGAAAGTTTAACATTAAACCTGCGAGCATCTCTGTAAAAGGAGATAAAGTTAGCTCTAATACGCTTACCATTGAGGTTGTTAAAGTAAATAAGACTCAGCAAGGATCCGGAAATAATCAATCGAAAAATGCAGCTGCTAGCCAGAAAATAACACAAGAAAATCTATTTGTTAAAGTCCATTTAGATCGAAAAAGTGTTTACATGGGCGAGCATATTGTTGCTACCATAAAAGTATATACTCGATTAACCATTGCTGGATTTGGTGATTCTAAATTTCCATCTTTCGATGGCTTTTTAAGTCAGGAAGTACCAACACCAGGACAAATATCTCTACAAAGAGAAAATGTAAATGGAACCATTTACAACACTGGAATCATTCGAAAATTAATTCTTTTCCCTCAACACACCGGAGAAATTACAATCGATCCTTTCGAATTAGAATGTATCGTTCGTCAGCAAAGAGCGAATAAAAGAAGTGGATTCTTCGATGATTTCTTTGATAATTACCAAGATCTTAGGGTTCCTCGTAAGAGTAAACCAATTAAAATTCGTGTAAAAGATTTCCCTAAAAGCAAGCCAGCAAGTTTTGATGGTGCGGTAGGAAAATTTAATTTAACGACGACAATCGATAAGGATTCGGTTAAGGCCAACGATGCAATTACCATGCGCGTAAAGGTATCTGGTAACGGAAACCTGAAACTAATAAAGCCATTAGAATTTAACTTTCCTGCCGACTTTGAGGTTTATGATCCAAAGACGACACAGAACCTAAAAAGTTCAGAAAAAGGGATGAGTGGCTCTACAACCTTCGAATATTTAATCATTCCACGTCATGGCGGCGAATATGAAATTCCATCGGTCGATTTTTCTTTCTTCGATCCTAAAGCTCGAATTTTCAGAACTAGATCTACACCAAAATTCAATATTAAAGTTGCAAAGGGTGATGGCGATGCTAGCGGAACGGTTATCAGTTCCTTTTCTAAGGAGAAGGTTAAATTCATTGGAAAAGACATTCGATTTATTAAAACCAATGAATTTGAATCACAGTTAAAAGGCGAAGTCTTTTTTGGAACAACAAATTTCTATTTGGGCTATTTGATTCCATTTGTGTTGTTCATTCTTGCTTTTGTATTCAATCGTAAACGCATAAAAGAAAATGCCGATACTATTGGACAAAAAAACAAACGAGCTAATAGAGTTGCAATGAAACGTTTAAAAGCAGCTTCGGCTAGCCTGAAAGCGAAACAAAAAGAACAATTCTACGACGAAATATTGAAAGCAATTTGGGGTTATACTTCCGACAAATTAAGCTTGCCTTTGGAAAATCTAAACAAAGAAAATATTTCGGAGATACTACTTGATAAAGGTGTTGAAGTTGAGCTGAAGGATGAATTCTTAAGCATTTTGGATACCTGCGAATTTGCAAGATACTCTCCATCGGCTGGATCTTCAGAAATGGATGAACTGTATCAAACATCGATGGATACCATTACGAAGTTGGAAAAAAACATTAAATAGATTAGATGATTGTGTCTTCTACAGGTTAAGACACATAAATCAATTCAGAATATGAAAAAAGCATTACAAATTATACTAGTTCTATTCATTAGCACTCAGGCTTGGGCTCAAGTAAACCCAATTACTAAGGCTAATGAAATGTATCAGAAAGGCGAATACGAGAAAGCAATTCAGGCTTATCAATTTGTTTTGGATACGCATATTGAAGCGCCTGAGATTTACTTTAATCTAGGTAATTCATTTTATAAATCAGGAGAAATTTCATCTGCTATTCTTAATTACGAACGTGCATTACTGCTTTCTCCAGATGACAAGGATATTCAATACAATCTTGACCTAGCCCGCAAACACGTATTGGATAAATTTGAAGTTCTACCAGAGATCTTTGTAAAAAGGTGGTTTACAGGAATCCGTAACAGTTTTTCGGCTAATTTATGGGCGTATATTTCAATTGGCTTATTCTTTTTAGCTCTTTTGTTTGCAAGCTTTTACTTGTACAGCAACAAAGCAGGCCTAAAAAAGATTGGATTCTTTTTAGCGCTTATAGCTTTCGGAATTAGTCTTCTTACCTATTCATTTGCATCTAAAAAAACAGATGAGATTACGCTTCGTGAATATGCCATCATATTTAGTCCAAGTGTTACGATTAAAGGTTCTCCAGACAAAAGCGGAACAGAATTATTTTTACTTCACGAAGGAACCAAAGTAAAGGTTATTGATTCCTTAGGAGATTGGCGTAACATTCAACTCAGCGATGGAAATGAAGGTTGGCTTAAAAAAGAAGATATTGAAATGATTTAAAATTAAGATTTTAGCTGTTAGGTTTACTAACAGCTTTTTTTTATACCATAACAGCACAATATGAAATACAGCATACAGAACGACCAACTGGCAATTACAGTAAAAGAAACAGGAGCCGAATTGTGCAGTATAAAATCAATAAGTACTGGACAAGAATTCATGTGGCAGGCAGATCCTAATATCTGGAATGCTCATGCTCCCAACCTATTTCCTGTTATTGGCTGCCTAAAAGAGAATGGATTTCTACATGAAGGGAAAGAATATCCAATGACCAAACATGGTTTTGTCCGAAACAATAAGGATGTAAAACTTCATAGCAAAACAAAAACATCGCTTTGCTTCGTTTTAAAATCGAATAAAAACACGAAACAACTCTACCCTTTCGACTTTGAATTCTACATTCATTACATTCTTGAAGGAAGTAAATTAATCGTGAAACATGATGTTATAAACACAGGCTCCAACGAAATGTTGTTTTGTTTGGGTGGACATCCTGCTTTTGCATGTCCTTTAAAAGAGGAAGAAAATTACACTGATTACTATCTTGAATTTGAGCAAAAAGAAACTGCCAATACTTGGATGATTGATGGTGAAGGCTTAATAGGAAAACAAGGTGAACTTGTTTTAAACAATAGCAATCGAATTAATCTAAAGCCTGATTTATTTGCAAAGGATGCACTTATCTTCAAGAATCTAAAATCTTCTTTCGTTGTTTTAAAAAGCACAAAATCGAATTTCAACTTAAAATTTAATCTTAGTGAATTTCCTTATTTAGGTCTTTGGGCTAAACCAAATGCTCCTTATGTCTGCATCGAACCATGGATTGGAATTGCTGATGTTTCAGATTCCACGAGAGAGTTTTCAAGCAAAGAAGAGATAAAATCTCTCGGGTCAAAGGAAACCTTTACTGCAAACTACTCAATCGAAATAAACGAATAATTTAAAAGCCTCAAAAGAGGCTTTTTTTATGCTACCATCAAAAAAAGAGACTATTTAGTCTTTTTTATCCTTTTTCAGATACAATTCTTCATTTGAAAAGTTAAATTTGTAATAGGCTTTGGATTAATTTCAATAACCACAAGATCAATCGAAGTTAATTTAGTAGAAAAGCCTAACCAATTTTAATCAAAATTTTTCAAATGCATTTAGAAACCCTACTTGCCCATTTGGCTGAAGAAGGTGGTGTTCATGATCCATACGGAGCTTCGCACCTACCCATTTACCAAACAGCAACATTCGATTTAAAAAAACAGTCAGGATCGAAAATATACGACTATACTCGTTCTGATAATCCAACAAGAGATGCTTTGGAAATGGTTTTTGCTAAAGCAGAGAACGGAGCAAGCTGTTCTTGCACTCACACAGGAATTGGAGCCATTGCCTTACTTTTTGAAACGGTATTAAAAGCCAATAGTAAAATATTGGTTGAAAAAGATTGCTACGGAGGTACCTATCGTCTTTTGCAAGTTTACAAAGACAAGTATAATGTTGAAGTTTTCTTTGCGGATTTTAATGATTTAGATAGCATTGATGTGTTGATGCAGACAAATAAATTTGATTTGGTATTGTGTGAATCTCCTACCAATCCAGGAATGAAGATCATTGACTTAAGACAGCTTGCCAAAATTGCCAAAAGCAATGGAGCCAAATTTGCAGTTGATAATAGTCTCGCGACATTTGCATCACAGAAACCTTTAGAATTAGGAGCTGATTTTTCGGTGTTTAGCGCCACAAAATACATCTCAGGGCATGGAAGTACAGTTGCAGGAGCATTGGTCTCTAAATCCATGGAAGATGGAGAAAAAGTGGCCTATTATGCCAATGCAGAAGGTCGTTCACAAAATCCATTTGATGTATTTCTAATATCACTAGGAGTTCCTACTCTTCCTTTGCGCCTAAAACATCATGAACAAAGTGCTACCCAAGTAGCTAAATATTTAGAGAATCATTCTAAAGTTAAAAAGCTTATTTATCCTGGTTTGGAAAGTCATTCTGCTCATACTCTTGCAAAATCTCAAATGAAAATTTTTCCTGGGGTTATAACAGTGCATCTTCAAGATGTAGAGACGGCTGAAAAATTGGTGGCATCAACTCGCTGGTTTGGTGAAAAAGCATCTTTCGGAACGGCTGATTCCCGTATTGAAATTCCCGCTAAAATCAGTCATGCGTCGTTCTCCGAAGAAGATCTGAAAGCAATTGGTATTCTGCCATCAACGGTTCGTCTATCCATTGGTTTAGAGCATATCGATGATTTGCTTGAGGATCTTGAAAAGGGTCTCAAATAATATAGTCAATACTTAATCGCATTTTTACCAATGACAATAAATCCATATCGAAATATAGCTTGTGGAAAATCCATTCCTCCGAACAATGTTCATGCTATTTCTGTTAGTCTTCCAACAATTCAGGACGTTTGTTCCTATGAAGAAAACAAAAATAATTGGCGCTCTTGTATGGAAACAGGCTATCCTCGATTTTTCTGTCATCCGTATGAAATAAAAGTTGTTGCTTTTTTCAGATCTCATTTTTCAATTAGCGATGAAAAGTACGTTTTTCTATTTCCTTCTAAGCATGCCTGTCAACTTGTAAAAAGAACTTTTGCTATTGAATTCGAAGAATTTGAATTGGGTGGAATATTTGCTTTAAGCACTGATTCAAATTGCTCCAACTTTAAAAACCTTTGTGAGTTTATTCAACACACTGGCTACAAAGTTTTCTCACGACAATTAGAAAATTTTCTGTTTCAGCATCAAATCATTCCGCAAATACAAGCAGAGGAATTGTTAATAGAAGCACCTGAAAATCATATAAAAATTGAACTTCAGAAGCAATTTGACTTACCTGACCATCGGAATATCGAACTCTTTTCCAGTGGCATGAATGCCATTTATTCTTTATTTTCTGCAATCAAGAAAAGTCAGGAGAGTAATAAAGCATCTGTTTTTGTTCAGTATGGTTGGTTGTACACCGATACGATCGATATCCTAAGGAAATATAGTAAAGGATATTATGAAATTATCTCGGTATATAAGGAGAGCGAATTGGAAAAAGTAGTGAAAGAATACAAAGGGAAAATTGCGGCCGTATTTACCGAAACACCAACAAATCCATCTCTTCACACGCCAGATCTGCCATTAATCCATTCAATTCTTAAGGCACAAAACATTCCTTTGGTAGTTGATGGAACAATTGGTAGCTGTGTAAATCTTAACTACCTTCCCTATTGTGATTTTGCTGTTGAAAGCCTTACCAAATTTGCATCTGGAATGGCCGATGTAATGGCAGGCACCGTTGTTTCAAATCCTAATTCAAAATGGGTTCAAAACAACGAAATAAACCTTACAAGCTATCAAGATAAGCTATACACTAAAGACCTACAAAGGCTTGCGATTCAAATCGGAAATTTTGAACAAAGAGTTCGTGCAATTCGAAACAATGCTTTTCAACTGGCTCAATTCTTTGAATCACATCCGGCAATAAATAAAGTGAACTGGTCTCACAATGAATACAATAAGCAGAACTATTCAAAATTAGAAAAAGAGAAGAGCAGTTATTCTGGCTTAATTTCAATTGAATTTGATCATCCAATTCAAAAATTCTATGATACTTTGGATTTACCTAAAGGACCAAGTTTGGGAACGGAATTCACCTTAGTAATGCCTTACTTTTATTTGGCTCATTACGAAGAAATTAATTGTTCAGATGGAAGAAGGTTGCTAAAAGAAAAAAATATTAACTGGGAACTGGTAAGGATCTCAGTAGGAACTGAACCTATTGAAGAATTAATAACTGTCTTTGAAAAGGCACTTAAAGCGATATAAAAAAGCTCCGAATTAAATTCGGAGCTCATTTTATAGTTAAGAGTTTGAAAAAGGATAATCGGTGTAACCTACTTCATTGCCTCCATAAAAAGTTTCCTGATCCGCAGTATTTAATTCTACGTCCTTCTCAAATCGTTTTTCTAAATCTGGATTTGCTAGGTAAGGAACTCCAAAAGAAACCAACTCGGCCTTATTGGAACTAACCGCTTCGTGTCCCGTTTCTTTTGTAAATCCACCATTCACCATTCGAACCCCTTTGTATTGCTTCCCGTAATAATCGCCCACATTCTTTTTCATTTGCGGCAATTCATCAACAGGCATTAAAGGTTCAATCAAATGCAAATAAGCCAAATCATAAGCATTTAATTTTTCAATTACATAATCAAAAATAGCGCTTGGATTCGAGTCACCCATATCATTAAATAAACCACTCGGCGACAAACGAATTCCAACTTTACTTGAATCACACACCTGTAATATTGCATCTAAAACCTCAAATAAAAATCGTCCTCGATTCTCAACCCAACCGCCATATTCATCTGTTCTTAGGTTGGTTTTATCAACCAAAAACTGATCAATTAAATATCCGTTTGCAGCATGAATTTCAACACCATCAAAACCTGCATCTAATGCATTTTGTGTGGCATGTTTATAATCCTGAACGATCTGCTTGATTTCTTCGACCTCCAAAGCTCTTGGTGTTACAAAATCTTTCAAACCCTCATAGGTAAAAGCTTGTCCTGCTGGCTTAACCGCCGAAGGTGCTACCGGCAAAGCTCCCTCATGAAAATCTGGATGAGAAATTCTTCCAACATGCCAAAGCTGAATGTATATTTTTCCTCCTTTTGCATGAACTGCATCTGTAACCTGTTTCCATCCATCAACTTGTTCCTTACTATAAATTCCTGGAGTTGCCGGATAACCCATTCCTTGCGGAGATATTTGACTTGCTTCAGTAATGATTAATCCTGCACCAGCACGTTGTTCGTAATATTTTGCCATCAATTTGCTTGGAACATTTCCTTCTCCTGCTCTATTTCTTG contains:
- a CDS encoding tetratricopeptide repeat protein, giving the protein MNKYIALFIGFLCLFSLDAAAQKERKFIRKGNGLFENKNFQDSENEYRKALDKDIASFEAAFNLGDALYKQKKYDEALEQFQALASKETDPQRLGILHHNIGNTLLVNKKIDESIEAYKQSLRHFPDSKETKYNLEYARKMKEKEEQKKKQNKDQQNQDNKDNKDKNKDKNKQDQKNKDQDKKDQGKKDQDKKDQDKKDQDKKKGEPEEQKNKISQQDAQRLLKALENDEKKVQQKVQKAKAKAQKKKKQKIKKDW
- a CDS encoding BatD family protein translates to MKKIFLSLLTLILISTSVFADGIKFTASAPNVVELGEQFRLTYSLNSKGKNIQLPALDGFRVLMGPSTSSNMSTQIINGKVTSSSSYSYTYVLLAEKEGKFNIKPASISVKGDKVSSNTLTIEVVKVNKTQQGSGNNQSKNAAASQKITQENLFVKVHLDRKSVYMGEHIVATIKVYTRLTIAGFGDSKFPSFDGFLSQEVPTPGQISLQRENVNGTIYNTGIIRKLILFPQHTGEITIDPFELECIVRQQRANKRSGFFDDFFDNYQDLRVPRKSKPIKIRVKDFPKSKPASFDGAVGKFNLTTTIDKDSVKANDAITMRVKVSGNGNLKLIKPLEFNFPADFEVYDPKTTQNLKSSEKGMSGSTTFEYLIIPRHGGEYEIPSVDFSFFDPKARIFRTRSTPKFNIKVAKGDGDASGTVISSFSKEKVKFIGKDIRFIKTNEFESQLKGEVFFGTTNFYLGYLIPFVLFILAFVFNRKRIKENADTIGQKNKRANRVAMKRLKAASASLKAKQKEQFYDEILKAIWGYTSDKLSLPLENLNKENISEILLDKGVEVELKDEFLSILDTCEFARYSPSAGSSEMDELYQTSMDTITKLEKNIK
- a CDS encoding tetratricopeptide repeat protein, which produces MKKALQIILVLFISTQAWAQVNPITKANEMYQKGEYEKAIQAYQFVLDTHIEAPEIYFNLGNSFYKSGEISSAILNYERALLLSPDDKDIQYNLDLARKHVLDKFEVLPEIFVKRWFTGIRNSFSANLWAYISIGLFFLALLFASFYLYSNKAGLKKIGFFLALIAFGISLLTYSFASKKTDEITLREYAIIFSPSVTIKGSPDKSGTELFLLHEGTKVKVIDSLGDWRNIQLSDGNEGWLKKEDIEMI
- a CDS encoding aldose 1-epimerase family protein, with translation MKYSIQNDQLAITVKETGAELCSIKSISTGQEFMWQADPNIWNAHAPNLFPVIGCLKENGFLHEGKEYPMTKHGFVRNNKDVKLHSKTKTSLCFVLKSNKNTKQLYPFDFEFYIHYILEGSKLIVKHDVINTGSNEMLFCLGGHPAFACPLKEEENYTDYYLEFEQKETANTWMIDGEGLIGKQGELVLNNSNRINLKPDLFAKDALIFKNLKSSFVVLKSTKSNFNLKFNLSEFPYLGLWAKPNAPYVCIEPWIGIADVSDSTREFSSKEEIKSLGSKETFTANYSIEINE
- a CDS encoding trans-sulfuration enzyme family protein codes for the protein MHLETLLAHLAEEGGVHDPYGASHLPIYQTATFDLKKQSGSKIYDYTRSDNPTRDALEMVFAKAENGASCSCTHTGIGAIALLFETVLKANSKILVEKDCYGGTYRLLQVYKDKYNVEVFFADFNDLDSIDVLMQTNKFDLVLCESPTNPGMKIIDLRQLAKIAKSNGAKFAVDNSLATFASQKPLELGADFSVFSATKYISGHGSTVAGALVSKSMEDGEKVAYYANAEGRSQNPFDVFLISLGVPTLPLRLKHHEQSATQVAKYLENHSKVKKLIYPGLESHSAHTLAKSQMKIFPGVITVHLQDVETAEKLVASTRWFGEKASFGTADSRIEIPAKISHASFSEEDLKAIGILPSTVRLSIGLEHIDDLLEDLEKGLK
- a CDS encoding PLP-dependent transferase, with amino-acid sequence MTINPYRNIACGKSIPPNNVHAISVSLPTIQDVCSYEENKNNWRSCMETGYPRFFCHPYEIKVVAFFRSHFSISDEKYVFLFPSKHACQLVKRTFAIEFEEFELGGIFALSTDSNCSNFKNLCEFIQHTGYKVFSRQLENFLFQHQIIPQIQAEELLIEAPENHIKIELQKQFDLPDHRNIELFSSGMNAIYSLFSAIKKSQESNKASVFVQYGWLYTDTIDILRKYSKGYYEIISVYKESELEKVVKEYKGKIAAVFTETPTNPSLHTPDLPLIHSILKAQNIPLVVDGTIGSCVNLNYLPYCDFAVESLTKFASGMADVMAGTVVSNPNSKWVQNNEINLTSYQDKLYTKDLQRLAIQIGNFEQRVRAIRNNAFQLAQFFESHPAINKVNWSHNEYNKQNYSKLEKEKSSYSGLISIEFDHPIQKFYDTLDLPKGPSLGTEFTLVMPYFYLAHYEEINCSDGRRLLKEKNINWELVRISVGTEPIEELITVFEKALKAI
- a CDS encoding alkene reductase gives rise to the protein MTKNALLTPFTIGDIELKNRMIMAPMTRNRAGEGNVPSKLMAKYYEQRAGAGLIITEASQISPQGMGYPATPGIYSKEQVDGWKQVTDAVHAKGGKIYIQLWHVGRISHPDFHEGALPVAPSAVKPAGQAFTYEGLKDFVTPRALEVEEIKQIVQDYKHATQNALDAGFDGVEIHAANGYLIDQFLVDKTNLRTDEYGGWVENRGRFLFEVLDAILQVCDSSKVGIRLSPSGLFNDMGDSNPSAIFDYVIEKLNAYDLAYLHLIEPLMPVDELPQMKKNVGDYYGKQYKGVRMVNGGFTKETGHEAVSSNKAELVSFGVPYLANPDLEKRFEKDVELNTADQETFYGGNEVGYTDYPFSNS